The genomic DNA CCTAaatgggtaaaacgggatccacgcgtacgaagtcgcgggcggccgttagtaGTCTCTAAATTCTGTAAAATATTGGTATTCAACTCAAAATTCTGCACCATCTACCTTCCCTCCTGTTAAGAGCAGCGCCCACTCCATGTCCTGTAGGATGCACGTAATCCTGCTTGGCTGCCCAGAGCGGCGCTCGTGCTACGGGATCAGCATGGGCGGCAGGTAGAGACGAGGGCGCCTGCAGCGTAGCTAAGGCTGCCACCGCCCGGAGCACTATGGTGTACCCTCGGCGAACCTCTTTTGTGGGTACACCGTAGTGGACAGTTCTTGTTACTACTGTTGTGCCCTCTGAAATACCCGAAGTCGTTAGGGaataattaatttcatcatcTTGATTGAAGAAGATGAGAAACAAGAAGAATTTTACTAAGCCAGCATTGTATGAGCAATAGTGTAACCTTGCGCACTATGCTGGAAAGATGAAAAGGATGAAAGCAAGTTCAGCTCCACAAATTGATCAGATAAGCATGAATCTCACCATCATACTGTCCTCCTGATCGTATGATAAGGGTTGAGTTGGTGAAGACGCGCCGGTTAGATTGCGGGGTCGCCCGGTAATCCGGGTCAGAACCGCTGGGACCAAAAGCGACACGGGTTTTCATTGCTGCACCGACGTATCCGGCTTGCGTCTCCCTCGTCATGTCCACTGTTAGAGCTACAGATATTTCGCTCATTGTTGCCTTGTTCTGAAAAACAAACGAGTAAGCATCAAAAAAGATTACCTACTGTAACATGCAGATTCTAGAGCTCAATCGGCAATATTGTGGCACGCAAACTCACTTGTTTTTCCAAATAGTTTAATAGTGTGCACATAGCCACAGCATCTCTCAAGTGCGCCTTCCTCATTCCGTTAGCTTCTGCCTCATTTTTTTGCGCTTTCAAGTAAATGATCGGAGACAGTAAGAAGAGACGTTTGTTCTGGGGCACGCTTTGAGCGATAGCGGCAGACGCACCGCGTTGGAAAGTCCCCGAAGCTGGTATCAAGATCTTGGATTCAGTAGCTCTTCGCAAGTCCGCGTATATGTTGGTGTAGTCGTTGACCCTTAAcacaaaatcaaaacaatgttaATGAGCAAAATGTGTTTAAGTAATATAATTGAATTGCGATAATATTCACCTTGTACAGTTATTGGTGTAGCAGTTATAGACTGCCAACGCTTCTCTGACCGGCATTGAGAGTTTCCCAGGAGGAGCATACACCCGCACTTCTCTCGCGCTCACAACGACGAAGGCCTTTAGCAACGGTGCGTATGGTAAGTCGCGCCCGCGAATGTTGAGGAGCCATGCCACCTCGTCAAGAGCAGTCACCACCATAGCATCTGCTCCCATTGCGTGTAAATCTTCTCTTACTGCTGATACTTTGTCGCGCCAGCTCATACCTGATTAATATAAAAGATTTCAGTTTCAGTTGAGTTAAATTCAGTGTGAATCATCAATCAGCTTTGGCTTGAGTAAAATTCATAATTCATAGACTCAGGCCGTATTTGAATACAGTTTAGTGTTATGATGTTATTCACCTGTGTATTCTCCGTGATGCAGATTTGCAACAATCTTAGAGAAGTCAGGTCTGCGTCGAGATGGGTCCGGTTCTTCGGTCCAGAGCTGGTCCAGCAGAGTAGGCACGTGCATCATTTGAAGCCCGAGCTGTTGTAGCGACGTGGATAAAGTCTGCCAGTCAGTGTAGGACGTGAGTCGCGCATCTCCACCCACTCTACCTCGTCGGTTAAGACGTTCCTGTGGAGAAAATGGGTTTAGAAACTTGTctagtaggcctaggatgcgcgccactataagcttttatcgcaccattttatcgatttaacgCGATAAGCCCAGATATTTTTCGTAAAAATCATCGattagattttatcacggcgcgcatcctagccccgCTGGacgtaagattttaaactttcgcgttccatttcaagtaaaatagtgaaacacgggtctcaacgcgacattttttgtatgagttacataATACATATGTAGCTCACGGCTTGAACAGGACGTTTTCACTTGGCGTATGGTCAAATGTGAGTCTCTACATTTTGGTACTACTAGGATAGATATTGTATTAAGACTTACGGCAATCCACTCGGCGATAGGCTGCTGGTTTGGATCGTCGGCGTCGAAGACTTGCCAGGCGCAGGTGAGCGTGGCGATGGCTCGAGTGACGTCTCCGCTGGGCACCCAGATGGCGGCGCCGCCGTCGGCCAGTACCGCCGCTGTTCCTGCGCCTTCCCAGCCACTGATGTACTCTAAACGACGCTCTTCTGCTGATGGTTCTTCGCTCTACGATGATAaaatttatcacaaaaatatttcaaatttttatttttgtatatctCTTGAAAACCTGCCTTTTTCTAGATACGACCTTATGCTTTTCATGTCcagatattttgtaatgtagATACCTATTTCATCTTTTTCAGTGCCGCGACTGCCTTGGCACTGTTAAGACTTTAATgttaatcaaaaaatattacgATAGCGGATATAGGTACCTGGTGTTActcaaaatattaatatttttcataaaaggAGTTCCCTTCGTGAAAAAGTTCCTttttctcattttaaatgtaacTACACCTGTCATTCTGTAGGTAGGGCCGACATTCTAGACTGCATTGCCGTTCAAGACAGTCGTTCTACGTTTTGTCAATGAACCTGATATGTAACTTGAATAATTTGGATCATACACGTCAATTTCCTCTATAATTTCTATTAATTTGCAAAGTTCTTAAGTCAGTTTACCGATCggcttaatataaaataaagtctCACCAAATGCTCATCACTGAAGAACACCAAAAAAGCGTCGAAGAAGGCGTTCATCTGCGTGAAGCTGGAGTTGCGCATGGCCACCCTTAGTCGGGCCAGCGGGCTGGTGGTGCTGGTGGAGTCAGGACACACGGGCGGCGCCAGCGACGGCGGCTCCTCGGGCGCCGTCACCGTCGTCGGCCGCGACGGGAGCAGCGTAGGCAACGGCATCGGAGTGGTCGTTGTGGGAGGCAGCATACGCGCGCCCTGGCATACTGTACGAGAGATAACAAGACAAAAGGTTATTTTTAACTAgaaaaattacataatgttCAACATGTATAAAAATTTAACTCCTCTTGCGTTcatgttcaaataaataaatgtttcatttgAGGTAGAGTaattgtatgtacctacctaatcatGTCTGGGTGACGGTAACCACCtcaagtaaaatattatttgtaattttgtcattcagtctccactgcaggagcataaCTCTCCCTAATTTACCGGAGGCAAAAAGGCCAGACGGTTTGGGAACTTATTTGAACAATGGTCTCAAGGATCTTGGTTCATtgttatttgtaatttttctcGTGTCTCTCTGAATAATTTTTATCGCTAAGCTTTTATTATTAGCACTCTTTGCGTTTTCACGGTACCTATCTACGAGTCATGCAGTTATTAACCGGTATAAGCTTTCAAGCAATTAACGACCTTgttatcaatcaatcaaaagtTTTTTTAGTATCGAAAACTTTTAATCGACGCGTCCTATAAATTATGCCTTCCCCTGCCAATACGTTAAAGTTACTTTGATTTAGCTCATCGCATCACCCACACATCTCTCCTGGATGCGCTGAACAAGGACACGTATACATAATGCATCTCTTTCCTGAGGTGAATCCTAAAAAAGTTCACCAGAAGGAGAAAGCGGCTAGCGACAGCGGCGTTCGCGGCGCGGGAATGTACCAGGGCACCATGCAGTAGCAGGAGCTCTATCGGGCGAAAGCTTCTGAAAGCTCTCGGGTGCGACAAGGATAGCACGCTTCTGTCTCGCAACCCCACCCACTTGCCTACCCCGACCCCTGCATTCATCTTTTTTGTTGGGCTGGGGGCGTTCCCAATGTTACAACAGCTACCTGCGATGTAGAGACTTCGacgtttcaaaataattttatgattttacttttattttgtaaaaaaaatatataatttaagataCAAGATTGGGTGGTTGTTTTTGAACATAATAAAGGTTGAAGGATTTGTTTGCCGTGTACGATTAGTTACAATAACTTACGATGCAAGTTCTGCAAGTTCATTGCCCGGGAGGCCCAAGGGATATGGGCTCTATTGGAATGACGTCAACAACTAGCAGGACCTCAGAGCTGTAAAGGAGCTCTATTTTGTGTCTTCCCTTTTCATCTTTACCCCACCCCAACATTGTTTCATCCTGCGAGTGAGAAAGAGAGAGCGCAAAGCGAGGGGAGTAGTACGAAAATGGTGTAATTTGTTACACCGAAATGGACGGCATGACGTCGAATTACACTAGGAAAGCATGTTACGAAGGAGATAAGCTGTTACAACAATATCCTTACATCCTTGCGAGTTGCGAGGAACAAAGAGATTGCGTTGCTGATGCATTGTTATCAAGGTACAAGGTTAATGACCATTGCTAATCAATAGTATCTAATTGAGGGTTAAATTAACTGTTTCCTTATTTGATTCTAGAAGTTTACATTAAATTAGTAAaccagaaaaaaaaagaattcaaCTTTTGTTAAACCTAATGTTTAACATTAAAATACTTTAGTTGCCTACACAACATGCATACATTTAAATTGCATCAATGCAGTTGCATTGTGTGTCAAAAGCAAAAAAACTCTGCCTCCAAGACGTAAGTACCCGTAGCCCGTCTTGGTATCCCTTAAGGACGCGACGTAACATTCCCAAAGGGACAAAATATCCTGCGAAGTACCAGGGAGGCATACGACGCGAGTGGTGGAGCGTGACGCGTCGTCCTGAGCAAGGACACCCAAGGATAACCGGCAACGACCGGCCGTTCACCGAGACGCATGCACCGACGTCACTCCTTGTTGCACAAACGCACTCAGTATCGCACTTCAGTTTGCACAGGCAGCTTGTACAATCAACTGGTTTGAAATGTGTTGTATGATAAAAATagcataaaatttatttttaattgttaaaaaatgtatatttatattatttatgtatactgAAGAAAAATGCATAACATGAAATACATGATCAGAACGACTAATATTtcgtaaattaataaacaaaatggaATGATAATgaattcaattaaattaatgtaatgtagacagtagtaaatattttaatactacAATCCTAACTTTTCACGAGTTTTCAGTGATTTATTACGATTTACGTTAAAATGTAGAGTCCTGTTTGAGTTTCTTTTTTTGGCAATGATTGTTAGGAACTGATTGTTACCTGTTTAAGTAGATGTACTGTTTGTCCTGGAATATTGCGATTTTGTTAACTTACAAAATTAATACGGAATACACAAGTATTTAATATGATTACTTGAAGttccattttctttattattaagtttatatttaagataatatttttaatatcctTTGGGTTAAGTTCTAGAGTATTGAAACCCTTTATGTAATGTTGTGTTTAAAAAACTCGTACATACTACAATCAATATGTAATGGTAGAGTCGATAATGATCAAATATTAAAGTTAACATTCGACTTTATTACAGAGCTTATTAACTGTGTACTGTAACGTGCGGTTACGTCCGTGAAAGTGCTGCAGTCAACAGGAAGACGGCTTGTAACCTGCTCACCATCTCTATCAGGAGCACATAAACCGAAGGATATCTGTTTTACATCCCGCGTGTAAGTCCTTCTTTTGTCCCTTTCCCACAAGCCTGAGTATTGTATTCACTCT from Ostrinia nubilalis chromosome 8, ilOstNubi1.1, whole genome shotgun sequence includes the following:
- the LOC135073781 gene encoding xaa-Pro aminopeptidase 1, translated to MPLPTLLPSRPTTVTAPEEPPSLAPPVCPDSTSTTSPLARLRVAMRNSSFTQMNAFFDAFLVFFSDEHLSEEPSAEERRLEYISGWEGAGTAAVLADGGAAIWVPSGDVTRAIATLTCAWQVFDADDPNQQPIAEWIAERLNRRGRVGGDARLTSYTDWQTLSTSLQQLGLQMMHVPTLLDQLWTEEPDPSRRRPDFSKIVANLHHGEYTGMSWRDKVSAVREDLHAMGADAMVVTALDEVAWLLNIRGRDLPYAPLLKAFVVVSAREVRVYAPPGKLSMPVREALAVYNCYTNNCTRVNDYTNIYADLRRATESKILIPASGTFQRGASAAIAQSVPQNKRLFLLSPIIYLKAQKNEAEANGMRKAHLRDAVAMCTLLNYLEKQNKATMSEISVALTVDMTRETQAGYVGAAMKTRVAFGPSGSDPDYRATPQSNRRVFTNSTLIIRSGGQYDEGTTVVTRTVHYGVPTKEVRRGYTIVLRAVAALATLQAPSSLPAAHADPVARAPLWAAKQDYVHPTGHGVGAALNRREDPVVIDYRQDVNLHTFREGYYVTSEPAWYEPKFGVRLGNVLEVISKSSMYIGFREATLIPFEPKLIERNMLTDYEIHWLNAYNDRIRKIVGPELKDQGLTDVYMWMMNKTNRIEPLATAKKQTSSSATNNRVLELSCAMVGLLLYLYQRSGLLAM